Genomic window ([Empedobacter] haloabium):
CGCCCTGGTCCACCTGCACGTGTCGTCGCGCGCCAGCTTCTGGCGCAAGCTGCCGTTTTTTGCACTCAGCAACACGCTCGGCATCCCGACGATTGTGCACCTGCACAGCGGCGAATTCCACCTGTTCTACGGCAAGCAGTCGGCGCGGCGTCAGCGCCTGATCCGCTACGTCTTCGACAACGCCAGCCGCGTCATCGTGCTGTCGGAAAAGTGGAAGGAGTGGCTGCAGACGATCAGCAGCAACCAGCACATCCATGCGATCTACAACCCCGTGCTGGTGCCGGACTGGTCGCGCGATGCGGCCGCCGCGCCCGCCAAGCGCCTGCTGGTGCTGGGGCGCCTGGGCAAGCTGAAGGGCAGTTATGACCTGATGGCCGCGCTGGCCCAGCTGGGCGATCCGGCCGTGCGCCTGTCGATGGGCGGCGACGGCGAACTGGACCAGGTGCGCCAGCGCGCGGTCGAACTGGGTGTCGGCGCCCAGCTCAACCTGCTGGGCTGGGTCGTGGGCGCCGACAAGGAGCGGGCCCTGCGCGAGGCCGACGTCTACCTGCTGCCGTCGTATAACGAAGGCCTGCCGATGAGCGTGCTGGAGGCGATGGCCTACGGCCTGCCCGTCATCACGACGCCGGTCGGCGGCATTCCCGAGGCCGTCACGGACGGTGTCGAAGGCTTCCTGATCCAGCCGGGCGACGTGGCCGCGCTGAGCGCGCGCATCGCCACGCTGCTGGCCGATCCCGAACTGGCCCGCCGCATGGGCCAGGCGGCGCGCCAGAAGATCGTCTCGACCTTCTCGACCCAGGCCGTGCTGCCGCGTATCGAACGGCTGTATGCCGAGCTGGGCATGCCCGGCAACGCGGCCGTGGCGGGAGCGTCCGTATGAGCTCGCTGGCCTGGAAAGTCAACCGCCTGCGCCTGATGGGCGTGCCGGAAATCCTGTGGCGGGTGCGCCAGCTGGCGCAGAAGAAGGCCAGCAAGATGGGCGTCGGGCTCGTCGGCCGGCCGCCGGCGCCGTCGCTGGCCCGCAGCGGCGCCTCCTTCCTCGATTGCAGCGCCGCCGGGGTCGACGTCGCCAGCGTGCGCGCGGCGGCGGACAGCGTGCTGGCCGGGCGCTGGAACGTGTTCGCGATGCGCGGCCTGAACCTGGGCTTCCCGCCGCAGTGGAACCGCGATCCGAAGACGGGTACCGTGGCGCCGATGAAGCTGGGCAAGGCCATCGATTACCGGCGCGAGTCCGTGGTCGGCGACATCAAGTACCTGTGGGAGCCGAGCCGGCACCTGGAGCTGGTGACGCTGGCACTGGCCTGGCGTGCCAGCGGCGAGCAACGCTATGCCGCCGGCGCGCGGCTGCTGCTCGAGTCGTGGTTCGATCAGTGCCCGTACCCGATCGGTGTCCATTGGACCAGCTCGCTGGAGCTGGCCGTGCGCCTGCTCAACTGGGCGTTCGCCTGGCAACTGCTGGGCGGCGCCGACAGCGCGCTGTTCAAGGGCGAGGAGGGCGGCCGCTTCCAGCGCCGCTGGCTCGACAATATCTATCAGCACTGCCACTTCATCCGCGGCTATTTCTCGCGCCACTCGTCGGCCAACAACCACCTGTTCGGCGAGTACATGGGCCTGTTCGTGGCCAGCGTCCAATGGCCGTGCTGGCCGGAGAGCGCACGCTGGCAGGCGCTGGCGCGGCACGGCCTGGAGGTCGAGGCGCTGAAGCAGAACACCGAAGACGGCGTCAACAAGGAACAGGCCATCTACTACCAGCATGAGGTGATGGACATGATGCTGCTGTGCCACCACATCGGCAAGGCCAACGGCGCCGGCTTCTCCGAGGCCTACCTGGAGCGCCTCGAGCGCCTGGCCGAGTTCGTGGCTGCGCTGATGGACGCCGGCGGCAACGTGCCGATGACGGGCGATGCCGACGACGCGCAGATGGTGCGCCTGTCCTACGAGCGCGACTGGAGTCCGTACCGCTCGCTGCTGGCCAGCTGCGCGCTGCTGTTCGGCCGTGGCGATTTCAAGCGCAAGGCGGGCCGGCTGGACGACAAGAACCGCTGGCTGTTCGGCGCCGACGGCGCGGCGCGCTGGGACGCGCTGGCGGCCGCGACCGAGGAAAAGCCCGTGATGGCGTTCCCGCAAGGCGGCTATTACCTGATGGGCAGCAATTTCGGCACGGAGCGTGAGGTGCGGGTCGTCGTCGATTGCGCGCCGCTGGGCTATCTGTCGATCGCCGCGCACGGCCATGCGGACGCGTTGTCGTTCACCCTGTCCGCCGCCGGCGAGGAGCTGCTGACGGACCCGGGCACCTACGCCTACCACACGCAAAAGGCCTGGCGCGACTACTTCCGCAGCACGGCCGCGCACAATACCGTGCAGGTGGACGGCCAGGACCAGTCGGAAATCGGCGGCAACTTCATGTGGTTGCGCAAAGCCAATGCGAAACTGCTGGCGCATGTGCCGGAAGGCACCGTGGAGGTGTTCGAGGGCGAGCAGGACGGCTACCGCCGCCTGGGCGACCCGGTGCTGCACCGGCGCAAGATCGATTTCGATCCGGCACGTAACGTACTGGTCGTGCTGGACACGCTGGAGTGCCGCGGCACGCACGACGTGGCCTTGCACTGGCACTTCGCTGAGACCTGCCGCGTGGAAAGCCGGGCCCAGGCCCTGTTCGCACTGGGCCGCCGCTCGCGGCTGGACATGCGCTGCTCGTTCGGCGACGGTCCGGAGCTGCTGCGCAGCAGCGAGGCGCCGCTGGGCGGCTGGATCTCGCGCCGCTTCGACGAGAAGGAGGGCATCACCACGGCCGTCTGGCGCGGCCGCATCAGCGGCACCACGCAAATCGAGACGACGATTGCGCTTTCCCTGGCGTAATCCCTTAGCAGGCTGAACCCACCGCCGCATTTGCTGTTGGCGTGAAGAATGTAATTGACATTTTTATATCGCTAGCGCTACCCTTGCGGCTGTTACATTGTCACAGCCATGGCGTGCGACGCCTCAAGCGGAGAAGCAAACAGGCGTGCGTTTTTGCGCTGCCGCAAAAGTTGCGTTCGGTTTCAATTGTCACGCTGTTGTTGTAAAACATATATTAGAATAGCGGATGCGACCGGCACTCTGCGGTATTGACGGGGACAGTAACACGGTACCGGAGGCCTGACAGGTCGCGACGACACGGCAGCCGCTCCACGCGACGGCCAGGCGGGGCACCGGGTCGACAGAATTGTTGCGTTGCAGCGAAGCGCTTGCGGCGGCTGGAACTAGGGCTGGCTGCCGACAGGCGGATGTCCGCGCGGCAGGTAAGCCGGCGGCGAAACACCAAACATTTAAGGAGCAGTATCTTGAAAATCAGTATCTTTGGCTTGGGCTATGTGGGGGCAGTGTCGGCCGGTTGCCTGGCGACGGACGGACATGACGTGATCGGTGTGGACCCGAACCGCACCAAGGTGGACCTGATCAACCAGGGCACCACCCCCATCATCGAGAAAGACATCGGCGAGATGATTTCCAAGACCGTCAAGGAAGGCAAGCTGCGCGCCACCACCGATGTCCGCGATGCCGTACTGAATACCGACATGTCGCTGATCTGCGTGGGTACCCCGTCCCAGCTGAACGGCAACCTGGACCTGTCGCACGTGCGCAAGGTGTGCGAGCAGATCGGCGAGGCCATCAAGGAAAAGAACAGCTTCCACGTCGTCGTGGCCCGCAGCACGATGCTGCCAGGCTCCATGCGCGCGGTCGTCATCCCGACCCTGGAAGCGGCTTCCGGCAAGAAGGCCGGCGTCGACTTCGGCGTCTGCAACAACCCTGAATTCCTGCGCGAAGGCACGGCGGTGTACGACTACTACCACCCGCCGAAGACCGTCGTGGGCGAGACCGACGAGCGCGCCGGCGAGATGCTGGTCAAGCTGTACGAGAAGATGGATGCGCCGCTGGTGCGCACCGACGTCGAGACGGCCGAGATGGTCAAGTACACCGACAACACCTGGCACGCCGTCAAGGTCGCCTTCGCCAACGAGATCGGCAACATCTGCAAGGCCGTGGGCATCGACGGCCACAAGGTCATGGAGATCTTCTGCCAGGATACCAAGCTGAACCTGTCGCCTTACTACATGAAGCCCGGCTTCGCGTTCGGCGGCTCCTGCCTGCCGAAGGACGTGCGCGCGTTGACCTACAAGGCCCGTTCGCTGGACCTGGAACTGCCGCTGCTGGACTCGATCCTGCCGTCGAACCGCAAGCAGGTGGAGAAGGGCGTCAACATGATCGTCGACAAGGGCAACCGCAAGGTCGGCATCCTGGGCTTCTCGTTCAAGGCCGGCACCGACGACCTGCGCGAATCGCCGCTGGTGGACGTGATCGAGCACCTGCTGGGCAAGGGCTACGAGCTGAAGCTGTACGACAAGAACGTCAACCTGGCCGCGCTGACCGGCGCCAACCAGGACTACATCCTGAACCACATTCCGCACATCTCGAAGCTGATGGTGAACTCGATGGAGGAAGTGCTGGCCTTCGCCGACACGGTCGTCATCGGCAACGGCGCCGCCGAATTCAAGGAAGTGCCGGCGCTGCTGAAGGACGGCCAGGTCATCGTCGACCTCGTGCGCATCAGCAAGGAGCAGAGCGGAGGTCAGTACGATGGCATCTGCTGGTAATCCAGTCCAGCGCGGCGGCCATGGCCGCCGGGTCCTGATCCTGGTCGAGAACCTGCCGTCGCCGTTCGACCGCCGCGTGTGGCAGGAAGCCACCACGCTGTACGCGAACGGCTACCAGGTGTCGATCATCTGCCCGACCGGCAAGGGGCACGAAAGCCGCTACGAGGAAATCGACGGCATCCACATCTACCGCTACAAGCTGCCGCTGGAAGCGGAGGGCGCGAAGGGTTATGCGATCGAGTATTCGGCGGCGCTGTTCCACACCTTCCGCCTGGCGTGGAAGGTGCTGCGCGAGCGCGGCTTCGACATCATCCATGCGTGCAACCCGCCCGACCTGCTGTTCCTGATCGGCGGCTTCTTCAAGCTCACCATGGGCAAGAAGTTCGTGTTCGACCATCACGACATCAACCCGGAGCTGTACGAAGCGAAGTTCGGCCGCCGCGATTTCTTCTACAAGCTGATGGTGCTGTTCGAGCGCTGGTCGTTCAAGACGTCCGACGTGTCGATCGCCACCAACGAATCGTACAAGCGCATCGCCATCGAGCGCGGCGGCATGAACCCGGACAAGGTCTACGTCGTGCGCAGCGGTCCGAAGCTCGATCGCCTGCGCATCCTGCCGCCGGTCGAGAGCCTGAAGAAGGGCAAGCGCTTCCTGGTCGGCTACGTCGGCGTGATGGGCGCGCAGGAAGGCATCGACCTGCTGCTGGAAGCGGCCAAATACCTGATCGTCGACATGGGCCGGAAGGACGTGCATTTCGGCCTGGTGGGCGGCGGCACGTCGCTGGACCAGATGAAGCAGCTGGCCGTGAAGATGGGCATTGCCGACCACGTCACGTTCACCGGCCGGGTGCCGGACCAGGACCTCTTGGAGATGCTGAACACGGCCGACGTCTGCGTCAATCCGGACGTGGCCAACGACATGAACGACAAGTCCACCATGAACAAGATCATGGAGTACATGGCGCTGGGCAAGCCGATCGTGCAGTTCGACCTGGTCGAAGGCAAGGTCTCGGCCCAGGAAGCGTCGCTGTACGCGCTGAAGAACGATCCGGTGGACATGGCCAGGAAGATCGCCGAGCTGCTGGACGACCCGGCGCGGCGCGAGCGCATGGGGGCCTATGGCCGCCACCGCGTGGTCAACGAACTGGAATGGGAATACGAGGCACCGAAACTGCTGGCGGCCTACGAGCGGCTGTACTCGGCCAACGCTCCGCTGCCCGGTGCCGTACCGCCATCATATAAAGGAAGCTGAATGAAAATCCTGGTTACCGGAGGCATGGGCTATATCGGCTCGCATACGGTCGTGGAGCTGGCGCAGGCCGGACATGACGTCGTGGTGGTCGATAACCTGTCGAACGCGGATCCGTCCGTGCGCGCGCGCGTGGCGAAAATCACGGGCAAGGAGTTTGAATTCGTCGAAGCGGACATCCGCGACCGTGCCGCCATGGAGGCGGCGTTCGCGGCCCACAAGGTCGACGCGGTGATCCACTTCGCCGGCCTGAAGGCCGTGGGCGAGTCGGTGGCGCAGCCGCTGCGCTACTACGACAACAACGTCTCGGGCAGCGTGGTGCTGTTCGAGACGATGGCCAAGTTCAACGTCAAGTCGCTCGTGTTCAGTTCCTCGGCGACGGTGTACGGCGACCCTGCCACGGTACCCATCACGGAAGAGTTCCCGCTGTCGGCCACCAATCCCTACGGCCGCAGCAAGCTGATGATCGAAGAGATCCTGCGCGACCTGTACAAGGCCGACAACACGTGGTCGATCGCCTTGCTGCGCTACTTCAACCCGGTCGGCGCGCACGAGAGTGGCCTGATTGGCGAAGAGCCGAGCGGCATTCCGAACAACCTGCTGCCCTACGTGGCGCAGGTGGCGGAAGGCCGGCGCGAGTTCCTGTCCGTCTACGGTGGCGATTATCCGACGCCGGACGGCACCGGCGTGCGCGACTACATCCACGTCGTCGACCTGGCCATCGGCCACGTCAAGACCCTCGACAAGCTGGCGACAGGGTCTGGCATTTATACCTACAATCTTGGAACGGGCCGGGGTAACAGTGTCCTGGAAATGGTCCGCGCCTTCGAGGCCGCCAGCGGCCGGAAGGTTCCATACAAGATCGTCGACAGACGACCCGGAGACATTGCGTCCTGCTATGCCGACACGGCGCGCGCCGAGCGCGAACTGGGTTGGAAAGCACAGTATGACATCGCGCGCATGTGCACCGATGCATGGCGCTGGCAATCCTCACCGAAATAATTTCCGAAGGGGTTACAGATGAAAGCAATGATCCTCGCTGCCGGCAAAGGCACGCGCGTTCGCCCACTGACCTATGAGCTGCCGAAGCCGATGATTCCGATCCTGGGCAAGCCGGTCATGGCTTACCTGGTGGAGCACCTGGCCCGTTACGGCGTGACCGAAATCATGGTCAACGTCAGCTATCTGCACGAAAAGATCGAAGAGTATTTTGGCGAAGGCCACCAGTTCGGTGTCCAGATCGGCTACTCGTTCGAAGGCTACACGAACGACGAGGGCGAGGTCGTGCCCGAGCCGCTGGGTTCCGCCGGCGGCATGAAGAAGATCCAGGAATTCGGCGGTTTCTTCGACGAAACCACCATCGTGCTGTGCGGCGATGCGCTGATCGACCTGGATCTGAAGTCCGCGCTGTTCGAGCACCGCCGCAAGGGCGCGCTGGCCACCGTCATCACGCGCGAAGTACCGCTGGACAAGGTCTCCAGCTACGGCGTCGTCGTCAGCGACAAGGACGGCCGCATCACCGAATTCCAGGAGAAACCGTCGCCGGAAGAAGCCAAGTCCAATTGCGCCAGCACGGGCATCTACATCTTCGAACCGGAAGTGATCGACCTGATCCCGGCCGACCGCCCGTTCGATATCGGCTCCGAGCTGTTCCCGCTGCTGGCCGAGAAGGGCATGCCGTTCTACAGCCAGACGCGCAAGTTCAACTGGATCGACATCGGCTCCGTCAAGGACTACTGGGAAGTGCTGCAGGGTGTCTTGCTGGGCGAAGTGACGAACATGAACGTGCCCGGCATCCAGGTCGACGAAGGCCTGTGGGTTGGCCTGAACACGAGCATCGACTGGAGCGAAGGCACCCGCATCGAGGGTCCGGTGTACATCGGCTCCGGTGTCAAGATCGACGCCGGCGCGACGATCATCGGCCCGACCTGGATCGGCCACGGCAGCCACATCTGTGCCGGCGCCACCGTGACGCGCAGCGTGCTGTTCGAATACACCCGAGTGTTACCGGATGTTACGCTCGACGAATTGATCGTCTTCAAGGATTATAGTGTGGACCGGTCGGGCGAAATGAAGCATATTTCACAATACGAGTCCGGTGAATGGGCCAATGCACGCGACCGTCGCGCCGCCCGCCGCCGTGAAGAACCGACTGCAGAATTACATCAATTACAACAGAAGAAAGCATGAAGATATATCCCGTCATCCTGTCCGGCGGCGCCGGCACCCGCCTGTGGCCCCTGTCGCGTGCGGCCCTGCCAAAGCAATTGCTGCCCCTGGTCAACGACAAGACCATGTTGCAGGACACGGCACTGCGCGTGACGGGCCGCCCGAGCGGCGCGGCCCAGCTGATGCAGCCGCTGATCATCTGCGGTAACGAACATCGCTTCCTCGTTGCCGAGCAGCTGCGCGAAATCAACGTCAAGCCGCTCGGCATCCTGCTCGAGCCGGAAGGCCGCAACACGGCACCCGCGGTCGCCGCGGCGGCCCACTTCCTGAAGTCGATCGATCCGGAAGCGGTCATGCTGGTGCTGCCGGCCGACCACGTGATCGCGGACACCGAGGCGTTCCACGCCGCCATCGCGCGTGCCGCCAACCTGGTGCAGAACGGTGCCCTGGCCACCTTCGGCATCGTGCCGACCGCGCCGGAAACGGGCTACGGCTACATCAAGAGCGGCGAACCGCTGCCGACCGAAGATCGCGGCTTCAAGGTCGAGCGCTTCGTCGAGAAGCCGGACCGTGCCACGGCCGAGGGCTTCGTCGCCGCCGGTAACTATTACTGGAACAGCGGCATGTTCCTGTTCCAGGCATCGAGCTACCTGAGCGAGCTGGAGCAGTTCCAGCCGGCGATCGCCAGCGCCTCCGCCGAGGCCGTCACCAAGGGCTACCGCGACCTCGACTTCTGCCGCCTGGACGAGACGGCATTCGCCGCCAGCCCGTCCGATTCGATCGACTATGCCGTGATGGAGCACACCCGTCACGCTGTCGTCGTGCCGGCATCGATCGGCTGGAGCGACGTGGGCTCGTGGTCCGCGCTGTGGGAAGTGCAGGAACGTAACGCGGAGGGCAATGCCTGCCGCGGCGACGTCTACCTCGATGGCGTGAAGAACTCGCTGGTGCGCGCGGAAAGCCGTTGCGTGGCCGTGATCGGTGTCGAGGACGTCGTCGTCGTCGAAACCAACGATGCGGTGCTGGTGGCGCACAAGGACCAGGTCCAGCGCGTCAAGCACGTCGTCGAGCACCTGAAGTGCCAGGACCGCACGGAACACCTGCATCACACCAAGGTGTACCGTCCGTGGGGCTGCTACGAAGGCATCGACATCGGCGACCGCTTCCAGGTCAAGCGCATCACGGTGAATCCGGGCGGCAAGCTGTCGCTGCAGATGCACCACCATCGCGCCGAGCACTGGATCGTCGTGTCCGGTACCGCCAAGGTGACGTGCGGCGACAAGGTCCAGCTGCTGACGGAGAACGAGTCCACCTACATCCCGATCGGCATGAACCACCGCCTGGAAAATCCGGGCAAGCTGCCCCTGCACCTGATCGAAGTGCAGTCCGGCAGCTACCTGGGTGAGGACGACATCGTCCGCTTCGAGGACGTCTACCAGCGCGCCTGATCCGCGCCGTTGGCACGAACGCGAATGCCGTACAGCATGAAGATGCTGTACGGCATTTCTACTTTTGCGCCCATGCAACGCAAAGATGATACATGGCAACTTTCTATTACTAATTTTTCATTTCTCTTGCGAAAGCTGCTACACTTCCGCTCAGCATTAATTATTGACTATGAGCCACTGGCGACGCCAGCAGGAGAACCCATGAAAAAAATCATTTTTGCAGCAACGCTGCTGGCCGCCTCGCTGGCCAACGCCGGTGCCGCCACCATCAGCTCGCCGGACGAGAGCCTGACACTGGTCACTGGCAAGAACTCGGTCAGCTTCGGCAACACCTTCGCCAATGCGAACGCAGGCGACATCTTCACCGACCGCTTCTACTTTACGCTGGCCAACGACGCCGACCTGTCGATCAACGTCACGTCCACGCGCGCGTCGACCGACACCGACCTGATCCTGACTGGTGTCAGCCTGTTCGATGCCGAGACCAACACGGCCATCAATGGCAAGCGGCTGCTGACCGGCGTCAAGGAGTACTGGAAGCTGACCGCCAACGACCTGATCGCTGGCGACTACTACCTGGCTGTCAGCGGCAAGACCGTTGGCGCGGGCGGCTCCTTCGCCGGCAACGGCGTGATCGAGGTGAGCGCCGTCCCGGAACCGGGCACGGGCGCAATGCTGCTGGGTGGCCTGGCCGTCCTGGGCGTGGCCGCGCGCCGCCGTCGCAACTGATATAGGGAGCTACCATGACCAAACTGATCAAATACTGCCTGGCCGCCGCGCTGGCTTTCGGCACCGCCCAGGCGCACGCCGGTTACATCGACCTGAGCCAGGTGCAAGACGTATCGGCCGTGCTGAACGATGCCAACTCGTACGACTTCGGCCACCGTATCGTGACGAACGCCGCCCCTGGCGCCGCCAACAACGGCTTTGCCGACCGCTACACGTTCGCGCTGAACACGGCTTACCAGACCAATGCGCTGATGACGTCGACGCTGTACAGCGATAACACCGGCCTCGTCATCACCGGTTTCAACCTGCGCACCGCCACTGGCGCGCTGGTGTTCGAGGGCAGCGTCAATCCGCTGTTCGACACCGCCGATCAGGCTTGGGGGTTCGAAGGCAACCGCGCGCTGGCCAGCGGCAACTACTACCTGGAAGTGACGGGCTATACGACCGCCGCCGACGCCAGCTACAGCGGCACCCTGGCCATCAACGCCGTGCCGGAGCCGACCTCGCTGGCCCTGATGCTGGGCGGCCTGGCCGTGCTGGGCGTGGCAATGCGCCGCCGTGCCTGAGCGATGACGCTATAATGAAAACGGAAGCTGCGGCTTCCGTTTTTTTTCGTCCGTTTTCGAGAGTGTCCTATCTTGCGTATCCTCCCATCCGCGCTGGCCTTGCTGCTGGCGGCATCCGGCGTCCAGGCCCAGGGGGCGATGCCCGGGCTGCAGCCCGCCCAGCTTGCCCTCGTCATCAACGACGACGAACCCAACAGCGTGGAGATCGGCGAGCTGTACCGCGTGGCGCGCGGCATCCCCGAACGCAATGTCGTGCACGTGCGCATTCCGAACCGGCCGCGCAAGCTCGATAGCGAGCAGTTCGCGCGGTTGAAGCAGGAGATCGACGCCAAACTGGGGCCGGACGTGGAGGCGGTGCTGATGGTCTGGACGGCGCCTTACGCCGTCGAGTGCAACGGCATCACGGCGGCCTACACGCTGGGCTTCGACCCCGACCAGTGCGCCAAACCCTGCGGGCCGGGCCACCAGAGCGCGTTCTTCAATGCCGGGCCGGCGGTGCGCCCCTCGGAGCGCCAGCTGCGCTTGTCGATGCTGTTGCCGACCGAGTCCGTCGACCAGGCCCGCGCGCTGATCGAGCGCGGCAAGGCGGCAGGCTTCCGCACACCGGCCGCCGGCGCGTATTTCCTGGTCACCAGCGAAGCTGCCCGCAACAGCCGTGCGCAGTTCTTCCCGCCGTCCGGCGCGGTACCCCAGCGCAAGCTGACCATACACACGCTGCGCGAAGATGCCATCGAGGGCAAGCGCGACGTCATGTTCTACCAGACCGGCAAGGCCCGGGTGGACAAGCTGGACACCCTGCGTTTCCTGCCGGGCGCGCTGGCCGATCACCTGACGTCGTTCGGCGGCGACTTGCTGGGAGAAGGGCAGATGAGCAGCCTGCGCTGGCTCGAGGCGGGTGCGACGGCAAGCTACGGCACCGTCAGCGAGCCGTGCAATTTCTGGCAGAAGTTTCCGAATCCGAACCTGCTGCTGCGCCACTACCTGAACGGCGCCAGCGCCATCGAAACCTACTGGCGCAGCGTCGCCTGGCCCGCGCAGGGCGTCTTTATCGGCGACCCGCTGGCGGCGCCTTACCGGCGCTGACGACGCGCCCGGGCGGCCAGCAAGGCGAACCCGCCCAGCAGCATGGCCCACGTGGCCGGTTCCGGCACCGGCGTCGTGGCGTCGGCGTCGTCGGCGCTCATGCGCCCGCCCGCGCGCGACGTCAGTGCGCCGCCCGCCAGGCCCGGATTGGCGGCGCCCTCGATGCCGGCCATCACCGAACGCAGCGTGAACTGGCCGGCAGCGAGGCCGTGCACCGTCTCCATCCCATACCCGGGCACCGCATTGCCCAACGGGCCCGCGATCGGTTCGAACGGTATTTGCTGGCTGAACAGGTCTTCGCCGTAGCGGTGTCCCCAGCCGCCCGCGCCGCTGCGCTGCATGTCCTGCGACAGGTCGACGGTCACGACCCGGCCGCCCGAGCGCAGCCGATGCGTGTCGGCCGTATCGGCAAAGCGGTGCGCCAGGCCCTCATCCGCCGTGGCGCCGTCCGCGTCGCCTGGCGTACCTCCGCCATTGCCACGGCTGGCCTGGCGGATGGCGCCATCCTGCAGGGCGCAGACGCCGCGGCCGTCGAGATCGGCCTGGCGGCGCTGCGCCCCCGCCTGCGCGTGTTCCTGCATGGTTTCGCTGCACGTACGCTGCTTGCGCTGCTCCGGCGCCGGTGCGGCGGCGGCGGGTAACGCCAGTACGCAGGAAATGAAGATGAGCGGGGCGAAGCGGGCGGGGAGAGCGGTCACGGCGGTCTTTCTAATCAAACATGATAGTTGTCAAACCGCAATTTACCATGAAATGATGCCGTTGATAATCTATTGTTGATTTTAGACATTTCGCCAGCCGTTGCGTCGGCGCCGCAGCGGTTAGTCCGTTCGGACTAATGCCTTGTCATTAAGGAGTCATAGCATCCCGATAATATGTAAGATGCAACAGGGGATGTGGGCGTCGTCGCGGCCGCATCCCTATTTCCATTAACAAAGTCCAGCCGGGCGCGCGCGCCGTGCCTGGGCTTCCATATCGCAGGGATTCACATGACCTTCCACGCTCCATCGCGCGCCGTGCCTGGCCGCCTGACCGTCCTGGCGGCGTTACTGGCCGGCTTTGCCGCGCCAGCGTTTGCCGCATCCGACATCGTCATCAGCCAGGCATACGGCGGCGGCGGCAACAGCGGCGCCACCTACAAGTCCGACTTCGTCGAGCTGTTCAACCGGGGCGCCACGGCCGTCACGCTGACCAACTGGAGCGTGCAATACGCCAGCGCCGCCGGTACCAGCTGGCAGGTTACGACCATCCCGAACGTTACCCTGCAACCGGGCCAGTACTTCCTGATCCAGCAAGCCTCGGGCAGCGGCGGCAGCGTGGCCCTGAGCCCGGATCTGACCGGCACGATCCCGATGGGCGGCAGCGGCGGCAAGGTCGCGCTGGTGCGCGGCACGACGGCGTTGACCGGTGCCAATCCGACCGCCAACGTGGCCGACCTGGTCGGCTGGGGCGGCAATGCCACGGGCTATGAAGGCAGCGGTCCGGCCGGCGGCACCGCCAACGCCACGGCTGCCGTGCGCAACGAGGCGGGCTGCGTCGATACGGACGACAACGCCGGCGACTTTACTGTCGCCACGCCGACGCCGCGCAACCAGGCCACGCCGGCGAACGTGTGCGGCGCACCCGTCGTCAAGCCGATCGTGCCGAACT
Coding sequences:
- a CDS encoding NDP-sugar synthase — its product is MKAMILAAGKGTRVRPLTYELPKPMIPILGKPVMAYLVEHLARYGVTEIMVNVSYLHEKIEEYFGEGHQFGVQIGYSFEGYTNDEGEVVPEPLGSAGGMKKIQEFGGFFDETTIVLCGDALIDLDLKSALFEHRRKGALATVITREVPLDKVSSYGVVVSDKDGRITEFQEKPSPEEAKSNCASTGIYIFEPEVIDLIPADRPFDIGSELFPLLAEKGMPFYSQTRKFNWIDIGSVKDYWEVLQGVLLGEVTNMNVPGIQVDEGLWVGLNTSIDWSEGTRIEGPVYIGSGVKIDAGATIIGPTWIGHGSHICAGATVTRSVLFEYTRVLPDVTLDELIVFKDYSVDRSGEMKHISQYESGEWANARDRRAARRREEPTAELHQLQQKKA
- a CDS encoding mannose-1-phosphate guanylyltransferase/mannose-6-phosphate isomerase; this translates as MKIYPVILSGGAGTRLWPLSRAALPKQLLPLVNDKTMLQDTALRVTGRPSGAAQLMQPLIICGNEHRFLVAEQLREINVKPLGILLEPEGRNTAPAVAAAAHFLKSIDPEAVMLVLPADHVIADTEAFHAAIARAANLVQNGALATFGIVPTAPETGYGYIKSGEPLPTEDRGFKVERFVEKPDRATAEGFVAAGNYYWNSGMFLFQASSYLSELEQFQPAIASASAEAVTKGYRDLDFCRLDETAFAASPSDSIDYAVMEHTRHAVVVPASIGWSDVGSWSALWEVQERNAEGNACRGDVYLDGVKNSLVRAESRCVAVIGVEDVVVVETNDAVLVAHKDQVQRVKHVVEHLKCQDRTEHLHHTKVYRPWGCYEGIDIGDRFQVKRITVNPGGKLSLQMHHHRAEHWIVVSGTAKVTCGDKVQLLTENESTYIPIGMNHRLENPGKLPLHLIEVQSGSYLGEDDIVRFEDVYQRA
- a CDS encoding FxDxF family PEP-CTERM protein; protein product: MKKIIFAATLLAASLANAGAATISSPDESLTLVTGKNSVSFGNTFANANAGDIFTDRFYFTLANDADLSINVTSTRASTDTDLILTGVSLFDAETNTAINGKRLLTGVKEYWKLTANDLIAGDYYLAVSGKTVGAGGSFAGNGVIEVSAVPEPGTGAMLLGGLAVLGVAARRRRN
- a CDS encoding FxDxF family PEP-CTERM protein, with amino-acid sequence MTKLIKYCLAAALAFGTAQAHAGYIDLSQVQDVSAVLNDANSYDFGHRIVTNAAPGAANNGFADRYTFALNTAYQTNALMTSTLYSDNTGLVITGFNLRTATGALVFEGSVNPLFDTADQAWGFEGNRALASGNYYLEVTGYTTAADASYSGTLAINAVPEPTSLALMLGGLAVLGVAMRRRA
- a CDS encoding TIGR03790 family protein; this translates as MRILPSALALLLAASGVQAQGAMPGLQPAQLALVINDDEPNSVEIGELYRVARGIPERNVVHVRIPNRPRKLDSEQFARLKQEIDAKLGPDVEAVLMVWTAPYAVECNGITAAYTLGFDPDQCAKPCGPGHQSAFFNAGPAVRPSERQLRLSMLLPTESVDQARALIERGKAAGFRTPAAGAYFLVTSEAARNSRAQFFPPSGAVPQRKLTIHTLREDAIEGKRDVMFYQTGKARVDKLDTLRFLPGALADHLTSFGGDLLGEGQMSSLRWLEAGATASYGTVSEPCNFWQKFPNPNLLLRHYLNGASAIETYWRSVAWPAQGVFIGDPLAAPYRR
- a CDS encoding PEPxxWA-CTERM sorting domain-containing protein, translating into MTALPARFAPLIFISCVLALPAAAAPAPEQRKQRTCSETMQEHAQAGAQRRQADLDGRGVCALQDGAIRQASRGNGGGTPGDADGATADEGLAHRFADTADTHRLRSGGRVVTVDLSQDMQRSGAGGWGHRYGEDLFSQQIPFEPIAGPLGNAVPGYGMETVHGLAAGQFTLRSVMAGIEGAANPGLAGGALTSRAGGRMSADDADATTPVPEPATWAMLLGGFALLAARARRQRR